In Eubalaena glacialis isolate mEubGla1 chromosome 2, mEubGla1.1.hap2.+ XY, whole genome shotgun sequence, a single genomic region encodes these proteins:
- the CLEC14A gene encoding C-type lectin domain family 14 member A: MRPALALCLLWQAFWPRPGSGEHPTADRAGCSASGACYSLHHATFKRQEAEEACSLRGGALSTVRGDAELRAVVALLRAGPGPGGGSKDLLFWVALERRRSNCTLENEPLRGFSWLSPDVGESESDTLQWVEEPQRSCTARSCAGLQATRGIEPAGWKEMRCHQRANGYLCKYQFEGLCPAPRPGAASDLSYRAPFQLYSAALDFSPPGTEVSALCPGQLSITATCTSDEVGARWDGIPSGAVLCPCPGRYLRAGKCAELPDCLDDLGGFACECAADFVLGKDGRSCVTNGEGQPAPGGTKVPTWHPPAPTASPVPKGTWSPSVREKPGEIPHAPGQGSSATSIPEIPRWGAQGTTISTLQMSPQTEAKADINSSGSVIPKFNSTSSSDNPQAFDSSTVVFILVSIAVVVLVILTVTVLGLFKLCFHKSPSPRPRKGPLASPGVESDAEAAALSSSSTRCTDNGVKVGDCGLRDRVEGASLTGSSLGSGDT, from the coding sequence ATGAGGCCGGCGCTCGCCCTGTGCCTCCTCTGGCAGGCGTTCTGGCCCCGGCCCGGCAGTGGAGAGCACCCCACCGCCGACCGCGCGGGCTGCTCGGCCTCGGGGGCCTGCTACAGCCTGCACCACGCTACCTTCAAGCGGCAGGAGGCCGAGGAGGCCTGCAGCTTGCGCGGCGGGGCGCTCAGCACGGTGCGCGGGGACGCCGAGCTCCGCGCGGTGGTCGCGCTTCTGCGGGCGGGCCCGGGGCCCGGAGGGGGCTCCAAAGACCTTCTCTTCTGGGTGGCGCTGGAGCGCAGGCGATCCAACTGCACCCTGGAGAATGAGCCGTTGCGGGGTTTCTCCTGGTTGTCCCCCGACGTCGGCGAGTCCGAAAGCGACACGCTGCAGTGGGTGGAGGAGCCCCAACGCTCCTGCACCGCTCGGAGCTGCGCGGGACTCCAGGCCACCCGGGGAATCGAGCCCGCAGGCTGGAAGGAGATGCGATGCCACCAGCGCGCCAACGGCTATCTGTGCAAGTACCAGTTCGAGGGCTTGTGCCCCGCACCGCGCCCGGGGGCCGCTTCTGACTTGAGCTACCGCGCGCCTTTCCAGCTGTACAGCGCGGCGCTGGACTTCAGTCCCCCCGGGACCGAGGTGAGTGCGCTCTGCCCCGGGCAGCTCTCCATCACGGCCACCTGCACCTCGGACGAGGTCGGCGCGCGCTGGGACGGGATACCCTCCGGGGCTGTGCTCTGTCCCTGTCCCGGAAGGTACCTCCGTGCTGGCAAATGCGCGGAGCTCCCTGACTGCCTAGACGACTTGGGAGGCTTTGCTTGCGAGTGTGCTGCGGACTTCGTGCTAGGGAAAGACGGACGCTCTTGTGTAACCAATGGGGAAGGACAGCCGGCCCCTGGGGGGACCAAGGTGCCCACCTGGCACCCGCCAGCCCCTACAGCCAGCCCCGTGCCGAAGGGAACGTGGTCACCCAGTGTCCGGGAGAAGCCAGGAGAGATACCCCATGCCCCTGGACAAGGCAGTTCAGCAACATCTATTCCCGAGATTCCTCGGTGGGGAGCACAGGGCACGACGATATCTACTCTTCAAATGTCCCCTCAAACAGAGGCAAAGGCCGACATCAACTCTTCAGGAAGCGTGATTCCCAAGTTTAATTCCACGTCTTCCTCTGACAACCCCCAGGCTTTCGATTCTTCCACCGTGGTCTTCATACTTGTGAGCATAGCGGTAGTAGTGTTGGTGATACTGACCGTGACAGTGCTGGGGCTTTTCAAGCTCTGCTTCCACAAGAGCCCTTCCCCTCGGCCAAGAAAGGGGCCTTTGGCTTCCCCGGGCGTGGAGAGTGATGCTGAGGCCGCTGCTCTGAGCTCCAGTTCTACACGTTGCACAGACAATGGGGTGAAGGTCGGGGACTGTGGTCTGCGGGACAGAGTAGAGGGAGCCTCGTTGACGGGGTCCTCTCTTGGCTCTGGTGACACATAG